The window actgcaggcacgtgctccccatgcccctgctcctgagtgggaggcagagctgaggcagtgccttggagggcaccaagaacccaggtgccctcactgccactcaggcctgaaggagaaccTTCAGCAGGGTCAAAGGAactgttctgtcctgcctttctttgcagatgaacctgatgatgatcctgatgatgaagatgagCCTGTTGACGAAGATGATCCTGTTGACGAAGACTATCCTGTGAATGGAGATGATCTGGATTCCCAACGCATACCCAttactgaggctctgggagatgctgagggtaggtcaaggcctttctcctgggagagctgccagcgcagagcccaaagctgggccaggggggcatcgctgcaggtgccagcacagaaccatgcacgtgtgtgcccgcgccctgcacgatcccctcaccgctcctgcggctcagtggtgcccgtgcagatcagcagagatggcagaagcttctgtggctgttgtgttacaggtgtgtctgcagggaggactttggtggatgttgcacgcaggcccagctcccatggcaggggtgagtagcgtgtgcctgctgaccccacaggctgagccctcgttttgtgggatccattcctgggaaatggaaatatttctcttaaggtcctccaagaaggaagaagaaacctatAGGAGCTAgtacatccctggaggaatccaaacatCTGGAAAAACTCCTGAGTGGTGTGGACagccagcgtggtgggtgcatttccctcagccttcccctgggactcagcagccgggggctttggctgcacatctggacacgccgtgcctggcacagcgggaaggcatccatgcaccacaggccatgcacaccctaagatcccctgcaatttcccagtctctgagcacatctggaggggccgctctttacaggagggagggccctggagcagctccaaaacgctggccattttccttctccttatcCATGTCTTCGACAAGTGTTGCCTGGAGCAgaatggcacagcacagaggaattacGGTGTGCAGGCGCAGGGGTTTGGGTAATTAGCAGGCCTGTGCCAAAGGGCAGCAaagtgcctgcaggccccagctctgggggaaacagaggacgtcctgcccgtatccaccgtgctgccagctcagcagtgcagcacagcaggggctcacgctccccattgctcccacagatgcagccagcacctcaacacattctgacatcatctggaaaagcatgagaagagttttctgctggggaacaccttgtttgattaagttgatggccattgtggctggtgtggcactgtgcctgatgatgtgctgtgcaggaatctggtattgctggaagagaaaatcgtgagtgttttgcgattctctgcctcaaacagcttcctttaaaggctgctcatagtcagggaacattcccagagagtctgcagcggagctgtggccagtccatgattctCCAAATGACTCTGCGgagcttccattggcctctcaattgctgggccttgtcctgggggccccgctggggctgcagccagagctggctcccactgaggctgcctggccaagagcagccccaggggcacggggcagaggcagaaggaggtggggaggagaaagagcagggccgaggttgcccttgaaaggcagaggcgctctggggcccgctcctggccagggaccctgcccagagccgtgccctgctggccggggccttgaggggcagctgtccagctgggcccagctgtgccagcagctccagccgtgctggggagccttgccagctctgggccctgctgtgcacgagggtccctgtgtgccactggcagctggggcctcagcctcctcctctctccacaggtgctcctgtgcatctTCAGAAGATGATCCTAAAAATAGAGACAACGACAACTTGACAATTTATCCCAGCTATCCACTTCTGCCCCCAtctgccctgccgtggctgcaCCACCATAATGAAGGcatccccaaatccacccctcctcaacgagaccctctgcccccgagccccctggtcctgttccctggccaggactgaaggtgggcagcccttgtctggcagggcagggcttggcccacattttatgtttaaataaagaaatagttttcacagctatgtccatgtggtagcagcagcaaagcccacccggcaccagcactggctgagctccatgcccaggagcagccgtggatgtccacggtgtgggcaggcaggagccaggcaggggctgctgtgcccagcggcggggccccgaggggaagggggagcccatgctgagcgtccctgggctgagggcacatttccttctgggggatcatctgggcctggacctgaagaggctcaaagggatattttggggtccctgctgagaggatcagggatccctcatgaggcacaaaggagtattgatgacctctcctaaggtgtgcagggatccctcatgcgttgggcagcagggttaaatttgaagtggttttttactcttctcagcacagcacagggacacttggccgaggttttgccaagctgggagaaagcctcttgcaaaggcttgggcccagcctgtgggcacagcgggcgggcgcagcccatcccctgggccagtccgggctgctcaggccgggccgggccgggccaggctcgggccccggcagggaagggccgcggccctgggctctgctgaggctgctgagctccggcctgccctgtgctgcagcccaacacattgacagccatggccgtgccctgggccaccgcaggcacccagggctacagctgaggccatgccttctcccactgaagggaggctggctctgttccctcgcagggcacagcttagctcccagcacctttgtgaacctgcctgccgggCAAGTGCTGGGAggcagagagttccaacccttctcactgggaaatgtggtggtgtagggattttaaatttttttccctctaaatttgtgtcctgggagagggttaagtttgcttgctctcagtagggcgcttttcttcttggcagtcagtggtgcttcaatgcagccagggttgaaggaggatctctagccgcttgggctgtggttgtgggactggcttcatccttcctttggctgttatttgcactggtgcttgtgcaggcattttacagtaactggctTCAGTTCTTTCCTCTTGCCCccaaaaaccgagaataaacctGTTTAGCACCAATGTTTGGGCTCCCAAACAGAACTGTTCTCATTCTACGAGtgtcacagacatattttatgaaaaatcctttttccagggtcttttctcctgtgaagctgggaagcttcagcttctccatgttttgttgctttggaatgtgatttggagaattgttacccagcatgtgaaattgtttttacttgatgagcaatgacagccacctgtgttAAAGCTGTGAACAGTCACAAgatttgttattcattcctctgctctcccttccAGCTTTTTGATGAATTCTTTCTCTCTATTTAATATAGTTGTAGTGTAGTACtttaatttaatataatatcctcatatatcagccttctgaaacatggagtcaag of the Passer domesticus isolate bPasDom1 chromosome 9, bPasDom1.hap1, whole genome shotgun sequence genome contains:
- the LOC135308338 gene encoding uncharacterized protein LOC135308338, which codes for MAASAAGREAMPGTGPGDWERDFRHLLKHSLRILELGGDEPDDDPDDEDEPVDEDDPVDEDYPVNGDDLDSQRIPITEALGDAEGVSAGRTLVDVARRPSSHGRGPPRRKKKPIGASTSLEESKHLEKLLSGVDSQRDAASTSTHSDIIWKSMRRVFCWGTPCLIKLMAIVAGVALCLMMCCAGIWYCWKRKSCSCASSEDDPKNRDNDNLTIYPSYPLLPPSALPWLHHHNEGIPKSTPPQRDPLPPSPLVLFPGQD